DNA sequence from the Salvia splendens isolate huo1 chromosome 19, SspV2, whole genome shotgun sequence genome:
CAGtgtgcgctcgccgattttttcacCAAAATTCGGCTAGCCGGTTACAGTGGTTCGGCGAGCAGACCGGCTAGCGCCGGGGATCTACTAGCCGGTCCGCTCACCGCCGGGGATCTACTAGCCGGTCCGCTcaccgccattgtggatgctccaATGCTCTAATGCAGAAAGAAACAAAGGGAAAAGTGAAGTGTTGGTGAAATCAGCTCACCTCAGCTGGAAAGGCCTAGGGACCGTCAGATTGCCTtttattcaaaattcaaatagaTAATAGATGTATGAATTGATTTGCATTTTAGTTCGTAGGCAATGTTTGAAGAATTTATGAAATTGAAAACTAACTCAATCAATTACTATGATTTACAAAAATGTGCTTATCCAATCCctctctttatatttttttccgaCTCCCCCCTTTTATGCTTAGCCATTATTATTGCCTAAAAGCAACTGAAAAAAAATGATCGCTTCCACTTATGATAGGCTATATCTATCTCTCTTTGACTTCCTTGAACCCACTACTACATTGTCTATTTTAAATACTTACTTCAAggtttaatcaatatttaattaatttttaattcacACTTTATTAAGCTGGTAGTATATGACTTATAAATGTGTTTTGACTGGGTCACGACTCAAGTTTAGCATGACTAAACCAACTCAAATTAGGTAAATTTGGGAAAACAAAAACAAGCTGAATCATGAATTTGGCCTTTCCTTTATAGAAAAAATCCAATGGTGAAGTGGCAATGAGATAATAAAACGACGATTTTACAATATTGATTAGTTTGACTTATTAATtttcttctctcattctcctctAATCCCCTTACCCTTTTTCATCTTCCCacttttttctcctctttcttcttctcctttgcCTGCCTATTTCTTCAGgttctttattctctctctagcATATACGTTTCTTTGTCTTTTAATGATAAGCAGAATATGTGGTTTTCATGcattttctttcttgagatATGAAAACTTTGTAATCATATATTGatcaagattggatttttaGGGGATTAAAATGAAAGGAGTTGGAATTTGTAATTTGGGTTTTTTTATGATTTGCATATATATGTGGAGAACTGCTCAAATTTAATCATATTCTATTGGATTAACGAGTTTCGGAAATGAATAGGGGTTGTTGGACGGTTGcaactttttttcatttccaaGGCTCTGATTATGCTGCACATGCATATCAGATCTATACTTGAATATCAACCTTCATGTGATTTATTGCTTCGTTTGCCGTGTTTCATTAAATCAAGGTGtaatttttaactattttttgcAGGATAAATGGAAAAATACCCTTGATTGGATTTGAACCAGTTTGATCTTGTCGTGTTTTGGGTTAATACACATTAATCTTGCAACAATAAACATTTCCCCATTTGGGCCTCTTAAGATTTGGTAGATAAAtgtacaaggaagaaactaggtGAATTCCTTCTATGAATTAGGAAAGAGGTTCAGATATAGTGAAACAAAAACAGAAATTTTGAATTGGGAAAGGAATAGAACAGAGATTGATCACATGGGTTATCTGAACTCAGTATTGTCACAGTCTACAAGCCAAGTCCACGTCGATACTGCCCCGGTCAGCGGCGGTGGCCTTAGGTGATTTTCTTGCTCTATCTGTTTTGTTGTATGATATGTTGGAATATGTTCTTGTTCTTGTGATCCTTTCTATGGACAAATTTTTGGATTGATGGCTCTTCAATTTGGATGTTTCTTTAGAAACATACAAGTTTTTCATTATAGCTTGCTTGTATGATATGTTGGAATATGTTCTTGCTCTATCTGTAGATGAAGCTGTATCACAAAGAAGCATGCtagatcaaaataaataaataagatcaaaTGGGAGTGTTTCTATAGCTTGTGTGAGAATCTTGATTTTGTAATAGTCCCTATGATTGGTTGGCTACTTGAAAAGTTTTCGAAACCTGCTTTGTAAGCTTTGGCCGCTTTCAAATATGGTTTTCTGTTATTGTAGAACTTTCAGCCGAATCATAACTATTTATCCTACATGTGTATTTCATTCATAATCGAAAAATCTTATTTCTTACGCGCAATAGATAATGGCTGTTTCTCCTGGCCTTGTTAAGGTGCTTTAATATTATCATACAATGCTTCACAAAAGCTTGAAATAACAGCTCTTGGTTGTCTTAGTATGGTAAATTGTCATATTTTTTTACGAAAAACGTTAAATTGTCATAAaggttaatttttttattgtcttCAATGACATGGGAATGGACTTATGTAAATGTCTAACAATTATTTTCTGTAACCAAAGAGCTGCTTATATCATCCTTGTTTTTACTGATTTTAATTAATACCCTCTTACCCATGGCTTTAGATCACACAGTAGACATTTTATTCCGTACTTTTATTAGCGACAGGGTGCGTCTTGTCTTTTCTTAATGTATAATTGTCTCATAATCCATAATCTCAAGAAAAGGAATGATATCACTTCCAGATATTGTTTTCCATCGTTATAGAACTTTTCtacaaatcatctcttttatacCGCACGTGTATTGCTTTCATACTCGGTGAGTCTGATTGTGTACGCACAGATAATGGCAGTTCCATGTGGGCCTCATTAAATTACCATACAATGCGTCAAGAGAGGTTGACAAAAAGTGTTGATTGTCTCATATATGGTAGTATGATATTACtctggagtattattttaatcgAAAATGGTATTTTTTGTCGTCTTCGTGTTAAACTTTGACAGGTATTTATCCGGAAACAAATtgtctatttatttataaaaggTATTTTTTTGTCGTTTTCCTCGTTCACttgttataaaaaaaaactcttacccatgttttttagatttttagatCATGTAATAGACTAGTTAATCCACGTTTAGTGACGAAGAGGTTTCTCATGTCTTTCTCTAAAACTATAATGTCTCAGAATTCATATCCTCAAGAAAAGGAACTCATGGCCTAGCAAGTTTCCTCAGCCAACCATTGTTTCATTGAGCTCAAATTATATACCTAAACATTTCATATAGTTTGTTCTAAAATGCTTTTTGAACATTAAGGTTTTGGTTTTCACCTTTATGAATTATTGAGCATATCTGAGAAATGTAATTTCATGGTTCGATCTAACATTGAGCTTATAAACTTGGTGCAGTCAGAATGGAAAATTCAGCTATGGATATGCAAGTTCTCCGGGTAAAAGATCTTCAATGGAAGATTTCTACGAGACAAGGATTGACGGTGTTGACGGAGAGGTGGTTGGTCTCTTTGGAGTCTTTGatggtctctctctctctctctctgcgtATGtatttgtgttgtgttgtgttgtgtgtgCATGCGCATTGCATTCTCACCTCCTAGGTGGATATCTGATTTCCTATTGTTGTGAGACTGAGCTGATTTTCAGTTTAAGTAAAAATTTATCCACTTTTCGTTTTGTGAATATGGCAGAATATTGTTTCCCATTTAGCAACACGTTTTAAGAACTTTAGTTTTCTATGACTTGTGCATGTAGTTCGAATTTCTTGAATGGGATGATTGGTTATCAAGTCTGCAAAAAGATGGCAAAAATGGACGTATAAATGCAGATTTGCAAGTGATAGAGGACTTACTCATCCctgttttattttatacaatTGTTTAGTATTTTCTTTGTTTGTAGGGTCCTAATTTGCATACGATAAATTCGATCTTCTTAAAGTTATGTATTTTAGTTTTCTCAGGTTATACTCCAGAATCTAGGTACTTCAATGTATTATTTTAGTTTTCCCAATAGTGGTTAGTATGTTTGGCATGTATTGCATctcatctaaattttctatgATTTTCTTTAACCAGTATCTAAGGTATGATATATTGACAATGTATCATAACTATAATTAACTTCCATTGTTAGGTCACGGTGGAGCTCGAGCTGCAGAATATGTCAAACAAAACCTTTTCAGCAATCTGATAAAGCATCCAAAATTTATTTCTGACACTAAGTCAGCTATATGTAAGTCCTTTTTTATGCTACTCTCTTAAGCTATCAGTTATACtcatatatgtgtgtgtatatatactGTTTTCAGATTAACCGTTTTAACAATCTTGTTCTCATTCCAGCGGATGCTTACAGTCATACAGATTCGGAATTCCTGAAATCTGAGAACAATCAGAACAAAGATGCTGGATCTACTGCTTCCACAGCTATCCTTGTTGGTGATCGGTTACTGGTGGCAAATGTTGGAGATTCAAGAGCCGTCGTTTGCAGGGGTGGTAATGGTGAGAGCCGGAAATCTTTTCCTCGTTACCACTGCTTTAGGGAACGTAATACTAGCGGTTTAGGATTTGAAATGAGCTGTTACATGGTGAAAGTTTCACTAGAATgctcaattttcttttctttccaagTCTTATCCACCTGAACTCCATTTGTGAACTATATTGCTTAGACAATGTTATATCTAAGCTGCTTTTGTGGAGTCGATGAGATTCATTCTGGAACTTGTTGCAATTTTAAATCAATGGTTGTGTTTGATCTTGCAGCTTTTGCTGTCTCTCGAGATCATAAACCAGATCAGACAGAAGAGAGACAACGGATTGAAGACGCTGGTGGCTTCGTGATGTGGGCTGGTGATACTTTTCCATTTATCTTTTCAACCTCTTTATCTTCGGCAGACAATGTTCTGGTTTTCTCACCATCTAAATATTCTCTACAGGAACTTGGAGAGTCGGAGGAGTGCTTGCAGTATCTCGTGCGTTTGGTGACAGACAATTGAAGCAGTATGTTGTTGCTGACCCAGATATTCAGGTGTTCTCTCCGACTTGTTCCAGACGGTGTTCCAAAAATTCAAACTTACTAATAATGTTATTGTTTGTTGAGATTTTAATCTAAACCGTAGTTACATATTCAAGTGATAAGGAATTTTTTGCTTGAA
Encoded proteins:
- the LOC121778221 gene encoding probable protein phosphatase 2C 59 isoform X1, with product MGYLNSVLSQSTSQVHVDTAPVSGGGLSQNGKFSYGYASSPGKRSSMEDFYETRIDGVDGEVVGLFGVFDGHGGARAAEYVKQNLFSNLIKHPKFISDTKSAISDAYSHTDSEFLKSENNQNKDAGSTASTAILVGDRLLVANVGDSRAVVCRGGNAFAVSRDHKPDQTEERQRIEDAGGFVMWAGTWRVGGVLAVSRAFGDRQLKQYVVADPDIQEEKVDDTLEFLILASDGLWDVVTNEEAVSMTKPIPDPEDAAKRLVQEANQRGSGDNITIVVVRFLAAKVESSHTTTTH
- the LOC121778221 gene encoding probable protein phosphatase 2C 59 isoform X2 produces the protein MENSAMDMQVLRVKDLQWKISTRQGLTVLTERWLVSLESLMVSLSLSLRHGGARAAEYVKQNLFSNLIKHPKFISDTKSAISDAYSHTDSEFLKSENNQNKDAGSTASTAILVGDRLLVANVGDSRAVVCRGGNAFAVSRDHKPDQTEERQRIEDAGGFVMWAGTWRVGGVLAVSRAFGDRQLKQYVVADPDIQEEKVDDTLEFLILASDGLWDVVTNEEAVSMTKPIPDPEDAAKRLVQEANQRGSGDNITIVVVRFLAAKVESSHTTTTH
- the LOC121778221 gene encoding probable protein phosphatase 2C 59 isoform X3 produces the protein MEDFYETRIDGVDGEVVGLFGVFDGHGGARAAEYVKQNLFSNLIKHPKFISDTKSAISDAYSHTDSEFLKSENNQNKDAGSTASTAILVGDRLLVANVGDSRAVVCRGGNAFAVSRDHKPDQTEERQRIEDAGGFVMWAGTWRVGGVLAVSRAFGDRQLKQYVVADPDIQEEKVDDTLEFLILASDGLWDVVTNEEAVSMTKPIPDPEDAAKRLVQEANQRGSGDNITIVVVRFLAAKVESSHTTTTH